The Mucilaginibacter rubeus genomic interval GTGCAGCGGTATTTGCTGGTTCCGGGCAGATTGTGTAAGGGTAAAGTTAATGGTTCCGCTTTCGGGATAACTTGTTTCCATGGTCCATAGCATTCCCTTCTCTTTCCAGTTTAAGGTAGATGGGATAAAGAGGTTAAGGTATAGGCCTCCATTATTGTCTTTATCATAAATATCCATACCATACTTACTGTGATTTTCCATCCCGGTACCGGTGCAGCACCAAAAGGAATCATCAGGTGTACCAAACTGCTTTTGCGTACCTGATGCCAGTGTCAGGTAATACAGCACCATGCCATTTTCGGGGTTTTGCGAAGCCAGGATATGGTTATAAAGCACGCGCTCATAATAATCCATATAAACAGCTTTCGGATCAAGGCCAAACAAATGATCAGTAAGCTTCAGCATGTTGTAACTGTTACAGGTTTCGGTAGTGGTAGAGCTTAAATGAACTGATAAATAGTCGGGCTTATCGCTGAAACGTTCATGATCACTGTTGCCACCGATAACGTAACTGTAATGATGTACTACAGTATTCCAAAAGAAATCGGCAATGGCATGGTCGGCCGGGTTGCCGGTAAGCTCGTATTGGCGGGCACAGCCAATTATTTTAGGGATCTGGGTATTGGCATGAAGGCCTGCCAGATCATCCTGCTGTTGCGCCAACGGATCAAGGATGCGTTTGTGATGAAAACGGTTTGATAGATCGAGATATTTTTTATCGCCGGTAATGGCATAAACGTTGGCCAGCGCTTCATTCATGCCGCCGTGCTCACAATCCAGCATCAATTGAAATTGCGCTTCGGTAAGGTCTTTAAACTTGGTATCTATCCAGTCACAAAATTTAATGGCTACCTGTTTAGCCTGCTGATTGCCTGTATATAAATAGGAATCAACCAAACCTGCTAATATTTTATGCTCGGTATACCACGGCACCCAGGCACCATTAAGGTCAAAGCCCGGCGAACGGATATCCCCCGCGGCTATCTCGTCAAAAAGTTTATCTTCACCGGGTATAGCGCCCACGTATCCTGTTTTACGCACCCTTTGACACTCGGCAAGCTCGGTAACTATATAGTCGGTTTTTTGTTTAAACCTTACATCGCCGGTGGCTGCATACATCATGGAACAAGCCGACAGGTAGTGCCCCAGTGAATGACCAGATACGCCCCTTGACTCCCAGCCGCCATAAATCTCGCCTTTGGGTTTTAGTCCGGCATTTTCCCTGAAGCGGTGTAAAAAACGGTCTGGCTCAAGGCTAAGCAGCCATTCCCCATCCTTCTCCATGGCATGTTTAAAGGGGCCATCAAGTAGCCGCACATCACTCAAATTAAACTGGCTTACCTGTTTGGCTACTTTATCTTTCACCACATAACCTGTTTGTGCCGATGCCGTGTTGGGCATTAAGCCGCATAACATGATTGACGTTATAGCCTGATATATTTTTCTCATGGTTTTATTACTTAGCCGGATTGCCGGTTTATGAAATCGCTGGTTTATAATTACACTACATAGTTATTGATATTAGCCTGAAAAATCAATCAAAAATGAATGTTGGATAATATTCAATACTGATTGAATAATTTAAACATATCCCTACCGCATTAAATCCGCTTTTTTTGTCATGCTGATTCTTGGTATCAGTCACGCTAACCAATTATAACCTAATTTATTCCCATGATCCAGACAGAAAAACCGATGCTTAACGGCACTATTAATGTGGATGCGGAGCTCATTAATGATTTCAGGCAGCAGGGGCATGTGCTTATCAAAAACATATTACAGGCCGATGAGGTAGCCCATTACCGCGACGTGATTAACAAGGCTGTAAACCGCTATAATACCGAAACCCGGGCCATGCAAGACAGGGATACTTATGGCAAAGCTTTCCTCCAGATCATGAACCTGTGGGAAGTTGATGATAACGTGAAGGAATTTACCCTCGCCAAACGCTTTGCAAAAATTGCCGCGGATTTGTTGGGTGTTGAACATGTGCGTATTTATCATGACCAGGCTTTGTTTAAAGAGGCAGGCGGTGGCTTTACACCATGGCATCAGGATCAGTATTACTGGCCGCTGGATACCAGTAAAACGGTTACCATGTGGATGCCGCTAATGGATATTGATGTTGAGCTGGGCATGCTCACTTTCGCCTCAGGATCGCACCTAAATGGCTTTGCAGAAAATATTCCGATCTCGGATGAATCTGAAACATCGCTGCAAAAACACATCAGGGAGAAGAACTATCCTATTACCCGCGCCGAAACCATGCAGGCCGGCGATGCTACCTGGCATTACGGCTGGACTTTACATAACGCGCCGGGTAATAGTTCTGAAGATACCACCCGCGAGGTGATGACCATTATTTATTATGCCGATGGTGCTCACGTAACCGAGCCGCAAAACAAACACCAGGAAAACGACCGGCATCGCTGGCTCGGCGGCTTAAACGCAGGCGACGCAGCCCAGTCACACTTAAACCCTTTAGCTTACTGATAAACCTGATCACCGTTTTAAAATGATAAAAAAGCTTTTTTTACAGATAATATTAATCGTTTGCATTTCAAACTGCTTTGCACAAAGCCCGGATAGACGCTGGCCGGAAGCCCGTATCTGGGCCTGGTACAACCAGCAGCCCTGGTATTGCGGCTTTAATTATATCCCGGCTTATGCCATCAATTATACCGCCATGTGGGATAAAACAACTTTTAATGAAGCGGCTATTGATAAGGAGCTGGCACTGGCCGAAAAATCGGGTATGAACTCGTTAAGGGCCGTGCTGCAATATGCCGTATACGCCGATGATCCTAAATATTTCATAAACACTTTAGATAAATTTATGGCGATATGCGATAAACATCATATCAAATTTATCCCGGCTTTGTTTGATGATTGTTCATTCGGTATTACCAACGATCCTAAAACAGGCAAACAGCCCGAGCCATTGATGGGTTGGTATGCCTGGGCCTGGTCGCCAAGCCCGGGGCATAGCATGGTGGTTGATTCTGCCACACATCCAAAGCTCAAGAAATATGTAACCGAGGTAATTGCAAGGTTTAAAAACGACAAACGCATTTTAATGTGGGACTTGTATAATGAACCTACAAACGGTGGTTTAGGCACAGCTACCTTTCCCCTGCTTAAAAAAACTATTGTTTGGGCAAGGGCAGTAAATCCTTCGCAGCCGCTAACCATTGGCATTTTTGATCAAAATCCACGATTGAACAAGATCATTACCGACAATGTAGACCTGATCACTTTTCATGACTATGGCGATAAGGAACATGTTACCAAAACCATAGAAGAGCTTAAGCAATACAATCGCCCTATGATCAATACCGAGTGGATGAACCGGCCATGGAAATCTACCGTGAGCGAAATTGTACCAGTGTTTTATCAGTATAAGGTAGGATGTAACCTGTGGGGACTGGTTAACGGCAAAACGCAAACTAATTTACCATGGGGCCACCGCCCCGGCGATCCGGAGCAAAAACTATGGCAGCATGACCTTTACAGTGGTGATTTTAAACCATACAAATCCGCCGAAATTGACTCGTTAAAGTTGTTCATCGACAGATCCAAAAGCGCCGAATATATCAGTGAACATCAGCACAAATAGGATAATTTGGTTACTTTGTATATCAAAATTATCCGGCACCGATGATCAAGCCTACTTTAGAAGCTCTAAACAGTCATGACAAAAACACGTTTCTGGCCAGGTTGTTTGAGCAACATGAGTTTGAGTCACCCTATCATTTTCATCCCGAATATGAGTTAACGGCTATTCTGAAAGGCGAAGGCAACCGGTTTGTGGGCAATAACATGTCGGCCTATCAACAGGGCGACCTGGTGCTGATTGGCAGCAATGTGCCGCATTGCTGGAAAACGACTTTACATAACGAGGAGATCAACGCGAAATCGGTAGTGATCCAGTTCAATATCGATTTTTTAGGGGTCAATTTCTTTGAGAACCAATCGGCCTGGAAGGTTGTGCAGTTGCTCAATAAAAGTTTTCACGGCATCCACTTTAGTGGCGAGGACACAACGGCAATTATTGATCTGATGCTGGCGCTCGTTAAGGTGGATGATCCGTTTAAAAAGCTTATCCTGTTGCTAAATATTCTTGATAATTTAACCGGCCATGCATCGTACCGGTACTTAAATGCCGAGCCGGTGATTTACAGCCCGCAGGGGATAGAGCATCAGCGGCTAAAACTTGTGCAAAGTTTTATTATTGATAATTTCAGGAGTAAGATAAGCCTTGATGAAGTAGCCGAGGTAGGCAGCATGACCAAAAACGCGTTCTGCAAATTTTATAAAAAAACAACCGGAAAAACACTGACCGAAGCCATTACCTACTACCGGCTGCAATATGCCATGCAGCAGTTGATATCAACAGATAAAAACGCTACCCAAATCAGTTTTGATTCGGGGTTTAGCGATGTGGCATCATTCCATAAGATATTTAAGCTATCTACAGGTAAGAGCCCCTTGGGGTATAGGAAGCATCATTTAGAGATTATTGGTTGATTGCTGTGAGAGTTGTAAATTGGGCTGTGTAATTCGAAAGCTACGGTAATGTTTAAACGCTCGACACCTATATTGGCCTCGCTGGATGAAGCTAAAACAATTGATTTTTATACTGAAAAGTTAGGCTTTACCTTTAGTGATAGCCATAACGGATATTTAATATTTACCCGGGATGGTATTAATGTGCATTTATTCCCCTGCGATGATAAGGAAGCTTGCCGTAATATGGGCTGTTATATTTATGTGACCGATATCGAGCAGCTTTATGAGGAATATCAGCAACTGGGCCTCATCCATCCAAACGGCCCGTTGCGAATGATGCCCTGGGGTTTGCGGCAATTTGCTGTTGTGGATAACAATGGCAACATCTTTTATTTTGCCGATTATAAAGAATAACAACAAGGACTTTCCATTTTTCGGAGCCATATAAATTTTATGTTAAATTATAGCATTGTAAGCTTCGGTATTTACTAATTGTTAAAATATACTTAACTTAGTATTAAACAACATTGGTAATATATGTCGCAAAGCAAACTGCCGCTCTATGCTATAGTTGAATTATTGATGCGTCTTGCCGGTATTAACGCTCAAATCGGAAATTATAAGAACCATACCGAACGTGGGGATGAGGTTCTGGTTAGAACCACTAACGGCTCCATTCAACTTTCCAGAACTCTTGTTTTATCTCAATTTAACAGGCCTGAGGATATTCAAAAACGGGATTTGGAATCGCTGGCCTCCAGGTTTAGAAGAAGGTTAAGCAAAACAAAGGGGTAAGCGTGCCAATTGCTTGATCTGTAATTGTGGGTGCCGATGTGCCCAAATGCCTGAATTTGCCTATATTTAAATCCCTTGCGTCGGGCAGCGATACATCATAGGCAATATTTATAGAACTACCTCACTAATGGATAAACTCCGCAAGCATATCGAAGCAATAATCGCGATCAGTGATGAGGAGTTTGAATTTGTAAAACCTTTTTTTACTTATAAAAGAGTAAAGAAACATCAATACCTTACCCAGGAGGGCGATACCGTTACATTTGAATACCTGATCCTATCGGGCGTTTTCAGGATGTTTTACCTGGATAACGACGGCAAGGAGTACATTGTGCAATTTGCCGGCGAAAACTGGTGGATGGCAGATTACCAGGCTTATTTTAAAGATAAAAAAGCCACGCTCAACATTGTATGTATGGAAGATGCCGAGGTACTCTGCCTCACCCTGCACGGCCGTGAAACCCTCTCCGTCGAATCGCACAAAATGGAACATTTTTTTAGGGTAAAGCTTACAAATGGTTATGTAGCGTTGCAGCGAAGGATCATATCATTGCTTTCCAGCTCGCCGCAACAACGGTATGAAGAGTTCGGCAGGCTTTATCCACACCTGATGCAAAGGATCCCTAAAAAGTATATAGCCGAGTATCTCGGTGTTAGCCGCGAAACTTTAAGCAGGCTTTATTCCAACAGTAAAGTTTAATAGCGGCCATGCGATTCGATTTTGTTGGATTCTGTATTTAATTATCTGTTAATAAATATTTTAAGTTGTTGTTGCCTGCGTAGGTCTCTCGAAAGTGTGATCCGGATCACACTTTTTCTGTGACTTGCTTCCTTGTATCGGGGCTCCCCAATTTTGGACATTTGTTATGTAAATCAAACAACAAAACAAACATCCATTATTAACAACTTAAATTTTAAAGCCATGAAAAAGAGAATCTTATTTGTAGTATCAAGTGCAAGTGTAATTGGTCCACACAACCGCGCTACCGGAAATTTACTTACCGAAGTTGCCAACCCTTACCAAACGTTTAAAAAGCAGGGCTACGATATTGATGTATACAGCGTTAATGGCGGCGAAGCCCCGATAGATATGGTTGAACTGGACGATGAACTGAACGTTGCTTTCCTGAACGGAGAGGGTGCCGATGCTATGAGAAATACAAAAAAAATAGACCAGGTGTCAATAGCCGGTTATGACGCGGTATTTGTTCCCGGCGGTTTAGCTCCTGTAGTAGATATGCCTGAGAATGTTGCAGTGCAAAACATTTTATCGGGTATGTACGAAAAAGGTGGTGTAGTAAGCGCAGTTTGTCACGGTCCGGTGGCGTTGATCAACGTGAAATTGAACAATGGCAGCTACCTGATTGACGGTAAAAATGTTACCGGTTTCAGCAAAGCCGAAGAAGAAAACTACGCCAAAGAAGATGTTCCGTTTGAATTGGAGGATGCCCTGAAACAGCGTGGTGCTAATTACAGTGCTACCGCCCCATGGCAGGCTTATGTAGTTACCGACGGGCGTTTGGTTACCGGCCAAAACCCGGCATCGGCAAAAGGTGTAGCCGAAAGCGTAATTAAAATTTTAGAAGCATAATTAAGCCCGCTCCTTTTATTTTAGATAAAAGGAGAAGATATTTTAAAACATAAAAAAATGAACCAGCAAACCATTAATGTTTTTGCCAAATGGCAAGTTAAAGAAGGGAAGTTAAACACAGTGCTCGACTTACTTGCCGGGGTTGCCAAACAAAGCCGGGCAGAAGAAGGCAACCTGTTTTATAAAATCAACCAAAGCACTACCGATGCCAATACGCTGCTATTATTTGAAGCTTATAAAGATGAAGCGGCTGTTGCGGATCATCGCGGATCAGTACACTTTCAAACCATTGTTGTAGGGCAAATTGTTCCGCTATTGGAGAGCCGTGAGGTTTTTGTAACCACCGAAATAGGTATTTGATATTGCGGATTGATTGGGAAAAAGCCTCCGCTTATATTGTGGGGGCTTTTGTATAGATAATATCTATTATTTGTTCTTGCGGCATTTAATTAAAAAGAAGGGGAAGTTTTCGATTACTTCCACAATCTCAAACAAACCGGCTCCACCGAATTCGGCAGCGATTGATTCACGGTCGTAAAAGAACATCCTGACTCCTTCAAAAATCTCGTAACGATCATCGCTGATCAGTTTTCCTTGTCCATAGGTTGGGGCTTCCTTTGATATCGCCGTGAAAACCATGTAGCCATTATCAGTTAACTGATTATAGCAGTCGGCTATCAGTTTCTTTCGTTCGTCGCTGTCAAGTAAATGAATTAAAGCATAACAAAATATCCCATCGTATTGATTATGATCAAATGGCATATCGGTTACGGAGCCATGATAGATAGCCATATCAGTTCTATAATGCTTTCTGGCCATTTCAATGGCTGTTTTTGATATTTCAATTCCGGTCACGTTAATGCCGTTCTCTCTGAAGATCTGTGCATTCCGGCCATAACCAATGCCGGGGATGAGCATGTTTTTTACAGATTTCTCAACAAAAAACTCTTTTGTCAATACAGCAGACTTTGATGGTTCAAATCCCCACATTTCCTGCTTTTCCACAAAGCTTTTCTCCCAAAATTCGGGTTTTTCTTTTGTCATAATCATTTCTGTATACGGCCAAATTAGACATTTAACATACATCTCAAAATATTCAGTGATTGTAAAGAATAATTATGGCGCTGAAACTACAAAACAATAATTGTTTTATACTTGATTTGTAGAATGAAGCAGGATGCTTTTTACGGGAATTTATGTAACAGGTACAAAGTGTCTGTTTATTTTTTAGCATATTAACGGAAACATATTTTAATGAAACTCGAATTACCACAATGGTATGGGCAGCTCAAGAAAAAATATCCAATAGTAACCGACCAGGAATGGCAGTTACTGCATTCAATGGCTGTTGTTAAACATATTAAAAAAGGCGATTCGTTTTTAAAGTACGGGAAGGTGGCCCGCTTTTCGGCCTTTGTTATATCCGGGTTGTTTAAATTCTCTATTCTTGATGACGACGGTAACGAGAAGATCATCAAATTCGGATTCCCCGATGATTTTCTGGCAAATTGTGAAAGCTATAATAAAAAGGCCCCTTCTGCGGTAAGTATTACGGCACTTGAAGACGCGGTGATCTTGAAGATCAATATCAAAAAAATGCAGCCTCTTTATGATCTGCATATAAACCTGCTGCATGTAAACTTGCAGTTATACCAGGAGATACTTGAACAGCAATCAGAGCACGAGCATATCCTGTCGTTAAAAAGCCCTGCGAGGCGTTACCGGTACCTGCTGGAGCGCCGCCCTGCCATTATACAAAAAATTTCGCTTACCAATATTGCCCGCTACCTCTATATCAGCCGGGAAGCCTTAAGCCGGGCAAGGTTATACCTACTAAAATAACCTGGCGGCTTTTGTGACCAGAATCACAAAATAGGTTTATTATGGGGAATAGCTTTGTCTAAAAAACAGATGAAGCAAAGCATGATATTACTCCATGGGTTATTTGGAGGCCTAAGCAACTGGACAAGAGTTGTTAAGCATTTTGAAGATAGATTTGATATTTATATACCCAAACTGCCTATATACGAAAACCCTAAAAACAACCTGGAGCATCTCCTTAATTTTCTTGAAACGATGATCGCATCGGCAGACCTGAAAAATGTTATCCTGGTAGGTAATTCACTTGGTGGACATATTGCTATACTTTATACTCATCGTCACCCTGATAACGTAGCTAAATTGATATTGACCGGCAGTTCCGGACTTTATGAAAACACCCAGGTGGGCAGTTACCTTAAACGGGGAAATCATACATATATTAAGGAAAGAGTGGCTGCTACATTTTATGATCCTACCATTGCAACCGATGAGCTTGTGTCTGAGGTGATGCAAATCACTACAGATCCGTTGAAATGCCAGTGCGCTGTCAGAACTGCCAGGTCGGCTCAAAGAGATAATGTGCTTTCGCGTCTTCCTGAAATATGGGTACCTGTTTTATTGATATGGGGCGAGGACGATCAAATTACCCCGCCTCATGTCGCAAATGAATTTAACACCCATTTACTCAATTCAAAACTTGTTATGATTCCCGAATGTGGGCATGCGCCGATGATGGAAAAGCCAGAAACCTTTAATGAAATATTAGGCAAATTTCTTTGTTGACATTGGTAGTATCGTCCCCACAAAAAAGGGCCTTTAGAATTAATCTGAAGGCCCCGGGATGGTCATAGAATTATTGCTTTCAAAAGCAATTGCAACAGAATGTGGCCTTGTAAAAGGCTAAATTGATGTTCGCAATTATTTTACGCCATTAAGAAAGTCAGTTAGCTGTTTAACAAACAGGTCGGGGAACTGATATTGTGCTCCATGGTTTGAATCCGGATAAATAATCAGCTGCGCGTCGGGCAGATTTTGTTGCAGCAAAAAGGAGTTGACCGTTGGGAATATAATGTCATTGTGGCCGGTTAACACAAACACAGGCTGCTTAATGGCCTTTAAATAAGTATAATCGCCAGGGTTGATATTGGCCCAGCCTTTAATTGCGGCCGACTGTGCAGGTGCTACCTGTTCGCTGATCTTGCTGTCGCGATTTTCAACTCTGCCATTTTTTACGCGGTTCAGAAATTTATAAGCGGCTTGCTGACTGGTTGTTGTTGGTGAAAACAGGGTTTCCAGTAAGATCTCATATTCTGAAGGAAATTCTTTGGCAAAAATGGCCCAAACTTCAGGCGTAAAATCATCAATCTCGTGTCCTCCACGTGGAGCCGTACCCAGTAAGATCAATTTATTAACGAGCTCGGGCCTATCAAGCGTAAATTGTTGAGCTACCATGCGCCCCATAGAGAAACCCAGCAGGTCTATCTTTTCCAAACCAAGCGCGTCAATAAATGCTTCCGCGTCTTTAGCTATGGCCGCTATATTGTC includes:
- a CDS encoding phytanoyl-CoA dioxygenase family protein, which produces MIQTEKPMLNGTINVDAELINDFRQQGHVLIKNILQADEVAHYRDVINKAVNRYNTETRAMQDRDTYGKAFLQIMNLWEVDDNVKEFTLAKRFAKIAADLLGVEHVRIYHDQALFKEAGGGFTPWHQDQYYWPLDTSKTVTMWMPLMDIDVELGMLTFASGSHLNGFAENIPISDESETSLQKHIREKNYPITRAETMQAGDATWHYGWTLHNAPGNSSEDTTREVMTIIYYADGAHVTEPQNKHQENDRHRWLGGLNAGDAAQSHLNPLAY
- a CDS encoding type 1 glutamine amidotransferase domain-containing protein — translated: MKKRILFVVSSASVIGPHNRATGNLLTEVANPYQTFKKQGYDIDVYSVNGGEAPIDMVELDDELNVAFLNGEGADAMRNTKKIDQVSIAGYDAVFVPGGLAPVVDMPENVAVQNILSGMYEKGGVVSAVCHGPVALINVKLNNGSYLIDGKNVTGFSKAEEENYAKEDVPFELEDALKQRGANYSATAPWQAYVVTDGRLVTGQNPASAKGVAESVIKILEA
- a CDS encoding Crp/Fnr family transcriptional regulator, coding for MDKLRKHIEAIIAISDEEFEFVKPFFTYKRVKKHQYLTQEGDTVTFEYLILSGVFRMFYLDNDGKEYIVQFAGENWWMADYQAYFKDKKATLNIVCMEDAEVLCLTLHGRETLSVESHKMEHFFRVKLTNGYVALQRRIISLLSSSPQQRYEEFGRLYPHLMQRIPKKYIAEYLGVSRETLSRLYSNSKV
- a CDS encoding AraC family transcriptional regulator; this encodes MIKPTLEALNSHDKNTFLARLFEQHEFESPYHFHPEYELTAILKGEGNRFVGNNMSAYQQGDLVLIGSNVPHCWKTTLHNEEINAKSVVIQFNIDFLGVNFFENQSAWKVVQLLNKSFHGIHFSGEDTTAIIDLMLALVKVDDPFKKLILLLNILDNLTGHASYRYLNAEPVIYSPQGIEHQRLKLVQSFIIDNFRSKISLDEVAEVGSMTKNAFCKFYKKTTGKTLTEAITYYRLQYAMQQLISTDKNATQISFDSGFSDVASFHKIFKLSTGKSPLGYRKHHLEIIG
- a CDS encoding cellulase family glycosylhydrolase, giving the protein MIKKLFLQIILIVCISNCFAQSPDRRWPEARIWAWYNQQPWYCGFNYIPAYAINYTAMWDKTTFNEAAIDKELALAEKSGMNSLRAVLQYAVYADDPKYFINTLDKFMAICDKHHIKFIPALFDDCSFGITNDPKTGKQPEPLMGWYAWAWSPSPGHSMVVDSATHPKLKKYVTEVIARFKNDKRILMWDLYNEPTNGGLGTATFPLLKKTIVWARAVNPSQPLTIGIFDQNPRLNKIITDNVDLITFHDYGDKEHVTKTIEELKQYNRPMINTEWMNRPWKSTVSEIVPVFYQYKVGCNLWGLVNGKTQTNLPWGHRPGDPEQKLWQHDLYSGDFKPYKSAEIDSLKLFIDRSKSAEYISEHQHK
- a CDS encoding alpha/beta fold hydrolase, whose product is MKTNIEYTASTVPTQFISINGTSFAYRRFGNKAGLPLVHLQHFTGTMENWDPRVLDALARDREIIIFNNRGVASTGGETPDNIAAIAKDAEAFIDALGLEKIDLLGFSMGRMVAQQFTLDRPELVNKLILLGTAPRGGHEIDDFTPEVWAIFAKEFPSEYEILLETLFSPTTTSQQAAYKFLNRVKNGRVENRDSKISEQVAPAQSAAIKGWANINPGDYTYLKAIKQPVFVLTGHNDIIFPTVNSFLLQQNLPDAQLIIYPDSNHGAQYQFPDLFVKQLTDFLNGVK
- a CDS encoding putative quinol monooxygenase, yielding MNQQTINVFAKWQVKEGKLNTVLDLLAGVAKQSRAEEGNLFYKINQSTTDANTLLLFEAYKDEAAVADHRGSVHFQTIVVGQIVPLLESREVFVTTEIGI
- a CDS encoding class I SAM-dependent methyltransferase: MTKEKPEFWEKSFVEKQEMWGFEPSKSAVLTKEFFVEKSVKNMLIPGIGYGRNAQIFRENGINVTGIEISKTAIEMARKHYRTDMAIYHGSVTDMPFDHNQYDGIFCYALIHLLDSDERKKLIADCYNQLTDNGYMVFTAISKEAPTYGQGKLISDDRYEIFEGVRMFFYDRESIAAEFGGAGLFEIVEVIENFPFFLIKCRKNK
- a CDS encoding glycoside hydrolase family 127 protein; translated protein: MRKIYQAITSIMLCGLMPNTASAQTGYVVKDKVAKQVSQFNLSDVRLLDGPFKHAMEKDGEWLLSLEPDRFLHRFRENAGLKPKGEIYGGWESRGVSGHSLGHYLSACSMMYAATGDVRFKQKTDYIVTELAECQRVRKTGYVGAIPGEDKLFDEIAAGDIRSPGFDLNGAWVPWYTEHKILAGLVDSYLYTGNQQAKQVAIKFCDWIDTKFKDLTEAQFQLMLDCEHGGMNEALANVYAITGDKKYLDLSNRFHHKRILDPLAQQQDDLAGLHANTQIPKIIGCARQYELTGNPADHAIADFFWNTVVHHYSYVIGGNSDHERFSDKPDYLSVHLSSTTTETCNSYNMLKLTDHLFGLDPKAVYMDYYERVLYNHILASQNPENGMVLYYLTLASGTQKQFGTPDDSFWCCTGTGMENHSKYGMDIYDKDNNGGLYLNLFIPSTLNWKEKGMLWTMETSYPESGTINFTLTQSARNQQIPLHIRYPKWAVNGVKLSVNGKAIAVTAKPGSYITVNRTWRKGDKVKLVYPMSLYTESMPDNANMKAFLYGPLVLAGQLGKADIKKRDIPVFVASDPDLNQWIKPVANKPTIFYASNQGKQVMLEPLYKVYDQKQAVYWDFFNNDEWKLKQQQFDAERKAEDELAANTLDLIRVGEMQPERDHNFKGEHTNTGEIDGTHWRDATDGGWFSFQLDTKGITTAQLQCRYFGADGEGREFEILVDGQKIATEKLVKKAAPELYSVNYTIPPALLVGKQGIAVKFQALPGKTAGGIFGCRLLKVK
- a CDS encoding alpha/beta fold hydrolase, yielding MILLHGLFGGLSNWTRVVKHFEDRFDIYIPKLPIYENPKNNLEHLLNFLETMIASADLKNVILVGNSLGGHIAILYTHRHPDNVAKLILTGSSGLYENTQVGSYLKRGNHTYIKERVAATFYDPTIATDELVSEVMQITTDPLKCQCAVRTARSAQRDNVLSRLPEIWVPVLLIWGEDDQITPPHVANEFNTHLLNSKLVMIPECGHAPMMEKPETFNEILGKFLC
- a CDS encoding Crp/Fnr family transcriptional regulator; the encoded protein is MKLELPQWYGQLKKKYPIVTDQEWQLLHSMAVVKHIKKGDSFLKYGKVARFSAFVISGLFKFSILDDDGNEKIIKFGFPDDFLANCESYNKKAPSAVSITALEDAVILKINIKKMQPLYDLHINLLHVNLQLYQEILEQQSEHEHILSLKSPARRYRYLLERRPAIIQKISLTNIARYLYISREALSRARLYLLK
- a CDS encoding bleomycin resistance protein, coding for MFKRSTPILASLDEAKTIDFYTEKLGFTFSDSHNGYLIFTRDGINVHLFPCDDKEACRNMGCYIYVTDIEQLYEEYQQLGLIHPNGPLRMMPWGLRQFAVVDNNGNIFYFADYKE